In a genomic window of Virgibacillus sp. SK37:
- a CDS encoding YjcZ family sporulation protein → MSGSYGGYGGGFALIVVLFILLIIVGASYVGYGY, encoded by the coding sequence ATGAGTGGTTCATATGGTGGCTACGGCGGAGGCTTCGCCTTAATTGTTGTGCTGTTTATTCTGTTAATAATTGTGGGCGCATCTTATGTAGGATACGGATACTAA
- a CDS encoding sodium:calcium antiporter produces MIITLTLGIIFVIAAIISAFSAIKLSTYADHISRETKLGGMMAGTILLAVATSLPELTVSISAGIIGNVDIAVGNGFGSILFNFFALFGLDLIFRKKQLFLHGAKHHVSTGYLALLLSIITMFGLFTNTSFSIFHVGLTSLVIVAVYVIGLILISSLQKKENSEIREQTTNSGKGISKTLIKFLLFSIVILVSGSALSLSGDRLANETGLSATFIGSILVAMASSIPDALSVFTALKLANINMAVGTILGSNLFNILVIAISDPFYQNGTLWQQANDQLIILSVIGFLLTIITMLVTKRNVARNAFTYMAPSLTVVISYIGVVVYIVLS; encoded by the coding sequence ATCATCATAACACTTACATTAGGTATAATCTTTGTAATAGCAGCTATCATATCTGCTTTTTCTGCTATCAAGCTATCTACTTATGCAGATCATATAAGCAGAGAAACAAAGCTAGGCGGAATGATGGCAGGCACCATATTATTGGCTGTAGCAACCTCCCTACCAGAGTTAACTGTGTCTATTTCAGCCGGTATAATTGGCAATGTCGACATCGCCGTTGGTAATGGGTTTGGTAGTATCCTATTTAATTTCTTTGCACTATTTGGTTTGGATTTAATTTTTCGCAAAAAGCAGTTGTTTTTACATGGAGCCAAGCACCATGTTTCCACAGGTTACCTTGCGCTTCTTCTTTCCATTATTACAATGTTTGGTTTATTTACCAACACCTCTTTTTCAATATTTCATGTTGGTTTAACAAGTTTAGTAATTGTTGCTGTATATGTAATTGGTCTGATCCTTATTTCGTCATTACAGAAAAAGGAGAATAGTGAAATAAGGGAACAAACAACCAATTCCGGAAAAGGAATCAGCAAAACATTAATTAAATTTTTACTATTTTCCATTGTTATTTTAGTGTCTGGAAGCGCGTTGTCTCTCTCTGGTGATCGGTTGGCTAATGAAACAGGGCTTAGCGCAACATTTATTGGCAGTATATTAGTTGCTATGGCTTCCTCCATTCCCGATGCATTAAGTGTTTTTACAGCTTTAAAATTAGCTAATATTAACATGGCTGTAGGAACAATCCTTGGAAGCAATTTATTTAACATTTTAGTAATCGCTATTTCAGATCCCTTTTATCAAAACGGAACATTGTGGCAACAAGCAAATGACCAACTCATCATACTTTCCGTTATTGGATTCCTTTTAACCATTATCACGATGCTTGTAACGAAGCGAAATGTGGCAAGGAATGCATTTACGTATATGGCTCCTTCTTTAACTGTGGTTATAAGTTATATAGGAGTTGTTGTATATATTGTATTAAGCTAA
- a CDS encoding TM2 domain-containing protein — MPQRSYALAYILWFFFGQIGVHRFYTGRVGSGIIQLLIGLVGWATTWLLIGWVPLAFLWLWLFLDIFLIPGMCRNPR, encoded by the coding sequence ATGCCTCAAAGAAGTTACGCTTTAGCATATATTTTATGGTTCTTCTTTGGCCAAATTGGTGTACATCGTTTTTACACCGGAAGAGTAGGATCTGGCATTATTCAATTATTAATCGGTTTGGTCGGTTGGGCTACAACCTGGTTGTTGATCGGTTGGGTGCCATTGGCTTTTCTTTGGCTCTGGTTGTTTTTGGATATTTTTTTAATACCTGGAATGTGTCGAAACCCACGTTAA
- a CDS encoding UPF0182 family protein, with protein MNFKEKMNTNRMRKVGSRLGKVLGVLLVIALIGLFSYRWFTDYLWMDSLGFESIYTTILSSKIILGAVGFILYFILTYFTLSWIRNTYTGHFDAHQLAPVLTNKKMSRLIIAGVAVLIGAFGSSIVQGVGWEPALKLLNYASFGETDPFFNLDISFYMFILPFVKFVINILLGIAVFFLLLEIGAYSVFHLYRMSRSAQIHLATTLGFIGLLLAGMHLLTPYESLLTNQVNIFQESVVHGISYTDKIINIPVSYALAAVAIIGSIWMIIALNNRRKLSSMLLPVIVYGILVIGGQIASVVVQNFIVSPNEFSKEKPYLKHNLEYTRAAYDLDQIKEKEHPGNDSLDEKMIERNQKTIENVRINDSRPILDVYNQLQTFRTYYQFNDIDIDRYEIDGEYEQVFIGARELSTGDLPSQAKTWVNRKLRYTHGYGFAMSHVNQITQQGQPKYMMKNLPPEGVLDISRPQIYFGEEKYENVIVNSKVDEFDYPSGDENVANRYEADLGIQLSGINRLLFTLSEGSMRMLVSDQITGDSQLLETRNIMDRVNRIAPFFEYDEDPYIFVREDGTLAWMIDAYLTTDNYPYAENYEKNKNYIRNSVKVTIDAYSGEVNYYIVNPADPLLQTYENMFPELFTKEIPEDVQKHFRYPERLFSIQAAKYGTYHMTNLEVFYNREDFWQFPTEKYFNEDIEMEPYYITMKLPEYDEEEFILMMPYTPKKRQNMISWMGVRNDGENYGEIFVYRFPKQKNIYGPQQIENRINQDSTISQQLNLWSQGGSKVIRGNLLAIPIEDTVMYVEPIYIESSNETSLPEVKRVVIAYEDNIVMEETFDASLDKMLALINPESKQGSDDTSDEGDTDDQTAPITGAEEKLREFSELFENYQAELSEGNWEEAGKIMKEIESRLNEAE; from the coding sequence TTGAATTTTAAAGAGAAGATGAATACGAATCGAATGAGAAAGGTAGGTAGCCGATTGGGCAAAGTACTTGGTGTTTTGCTTGTAATTGCTTTAATCGGTTTGTTCTCCTATCGCTGGTTTACAGATTATTTATGGATGGATTCTTTGGGGTTTGAAAGTATTTATACGACAATTTTAAGCAGTAAAATAATATTAGGTGCAGTAGGATTTATACTATACTTTATTTTAACCTATTTTACTTTGTCTTGGATTCGGAATACATACACAGGACATTTTGATGCACATCAACTGGCTCCTGTTCTAACTAACAAAAAAATGAGCAGGCTAATCATCGCTGGTGTAGCTGTTTTGATAGGGGCATTCGGCAGTTCGATTGTTCAGGGTGTTGGCTGGGAACCAGCATTAAAACTATTAAACTATGCTTCCTTCGGTGAGACGGATCCTTTCTTTAACTTAGATATATCTTTTTATATGTTTATTCTTCCTTTTGTAAAGTTTGTCATTAATATCTTGCTGGGTATTGCTGTATTCTTTTTATTACTGGAAATTGGAGCATACTCTGTTTTTCATTTATATCGCATGAGCCGATCCGCTCAAATTCATTTAGCTACAACACTTGGCTTCATTGGTTTACTATTGGCTGGAATGCATTTGCTTACACCATATGAGTCGTTGCTGACAAATCAAGTGAATATTTTCCAGGAAAGCGTTGTTCATGGCATAAGCTATACAGATAAAATTATAAATATCCCAGTATCTTATGCATTAGCTGCTGTTGCAATAATTGGTAGTATTTGGATGATTATAGCTCTTAATAATAGAAGGAAACTTTCATCCATGCTGCTCCCTGTCATCGTGTATGGCATATTAGTAATAGGAGGACAAATAGCATCTGTTGTCGTTCAAAACTTTATTGTTTCTCCTAATGAGTTTTCTAAAGAAAAACCTTACTTAAAGCACAACCTTGAATATACAAGAGCTGCATATGATCTTGATCAAATTAAAGAAAAGGAACATCCTGGTAACGATTCTCTTGATGAGAAGATGATCGAACGAAATCAGAAAACGATCGAAAACGTTCGAATAAATGACTCACGACCTATTTTGGATGTGTACAACCAATTACAGACATTCCGTACGTATTATCAATTTAATGATATTGATATTGATAGATACGAAATTGATGGAGAATATGAACAAGTATTTATCGGCGCACGAGAATTAAGCACTGGAGATCTTCCTTCACAGGCGAAGACCTGGGTGAACCGAAAGCTGAGGTACACACATGGTTATGGGTTTGCAATGAGTCATGTTAACCAGATCACCCAACAAGGTCAGCCAAAATATATGATGAAAAACCTTCCTCCAGAAGGTGTGCTCGACATAAGTAGGCCACAAATTTACTTTGGTGAAGAAAAATATGAAAATGTGATTGTTAACTCAAAAGTGGATGAATTCGATTATCCTTCCGGTGATGAGAATGTTGCCAATCGATATGAAGCAGATTTAGGTATCCAACTATCTGGTATAAACCGTCTATTGTTTACATTGAGTGAAGGATCTATGCGAATGCTTGTATCAGATCAGATCACAGGAGATAGCCAATTATTGGAAACTAGAAATATTATGGACAGAGTAAACAGAATAGCTCCTTTCTTTGAATATGACGAAGACCCCTACATTTTCGTTCGGGAGGATGGGACACTTGCATGGATGATTGACGCCTATTTAACAACGGATAATTACCCGTACGCAGAAAACTATGAGAAAAACAAAAATTATATTCGAAATTCCGTAAAAGTAACGATTGATGCATATAGTGGTGAAGTGAATTACTATATTGTAAATCCAGCGGATCCGCTATTACAGACATATGAAAATATGTTCCCAGAACTATTCACTAAAGAAATTCCGGAAGATGTTCAAAAACATTTCCGTTATCCTGAAAGACTATTCTCTATTCAAGCAGCAAAGTATGGGACATATCATATGACTAATTTAGAAGTTTTCTATAATAGGGAAGACTTTTGGCAGTTTCCAACAGAGAAATATTTCAATGAAGACATCGAAATGGAACCATATTACATTACGATGAAGCTGCCAGAATACGATGAAGAAGAATTTATCCTTATGATGCCTTACACTCCGAAGAAACGCCAGAATATGATCTCTTGGATGGGGGTAAGGAATGACGGAGAAAATTATGGTGAAATATTTGTATACCGTTTCCCTAAGCAAAAAAATATATATGGGCCGCAACAAATTGAAAATCGAATTAACCAGGATAGCACTATTTCACAACAGCTTAACCTTTGGTCACAGGGTGGTTCTAAAGTAATTAGAGGAAACTTATTAGCTATCCCAATTGAGGATACCGTTATGTATGTAGAACCAATTTATATAGAGTCCTCAAATGAAACATCACTTCCAGAAGTGAAAAGGGTAGTTATCGCCTATGAAGATAATATTGTAATGGAAGAAACCTTTGACGCTTCTTTGGATAAAATGCTTGCCTTGATTAACCCGGAAAGCAAACAAGGATCCGATGATACATCAGATGAAGGTGATACAGACGATCAAACAGCACCAATAACAGGCGCTGAGGAAAAACTCCGTGAATTCTCTGAGCTCTTTGAAAATTATCAAGCTGAGCTATCAGAAGGTAACTGGGAGGAAGCCGGCAAAATCATGAAAGAAATTGAGAGTCGACTAAATGAAGCCGAATAA
- a CDS encoding DUF2268 domain-containing protein, which produces MGVVQTDKWLREYYKEPLTLCEKLTNLFDNANAEEIYHHLSAYGMYTTPLPDGEKLIKRLQEKGVWKIIQDEYKTLQSEWKGPKVPIFIFPSDPTNRRLKEDHNGKAGLSFKDKLFLFVSEDNAERELHALFTHEYNHVCRIRKMDKKEEDFTLLDTIILEGLAENAVRERLGEENTANWTSYYSELQLENLWKNLLSPKKNMKRTHSSYYSILYGRYFYPKMAGYCVGYQMVKNYAKNKKTTTNEMLQLPSEDFIPS; this is translated from the coding sequence ATGGGGGTAGTTCAGACAGATAAATGGTTACGTGAATATTATAAAGAACCACTTACCCTTTGCGAAAAATTAACGAATTTGTTTGACAATGCAAATGCAGAGGAAATATACCATCATCTTTCTGCTTACGGAATGTATACCACACCACTTCCTGATGGGGAGAAATTAATAAAAAGATTACAGGAAAAAGGCGTGTGGAAAATCATTCAAGATGAATATAAAACATTACAAAGTGAATGGAAAGGTCCTAAGGTTCCCATATTTATTTTCCCATCAGATCCTACCAACCGACGATTAAAAGAAGATCATAACGGGAAAGCAGGTCTTTCCTTTAAAGATAAACTATTCTTATTTGTATCAGAGGATAATGCAGAGAGGGAACTTCATGCATTATTTACTCATGAATATAACCATGTTTGTCGAATACGGAAAATGGATAAAAAGGAAGAAGATTTTACACTTTTAGATACGATCATTCTTGAAGGATTAGCGGAAAATGCAGTTCGTGAACGGTTAGGAGAAGAAAATACAGCTAATTGGACATCCTATTACTCCGAGTTGCAGCTTGAAAACCTATGGAAGAATCTTTTATCACCGAAAAAAAATATGAAAAGAACACATTCCAGTTATTATTCCATATTGTATGGGCGGTACTTCTACCCAAAAATGGCCGGATATTGTGTTGGGTATCAAATGGTGAAAAACTACGCAAAAAACAAGAAAACTACTACCAATGAAATGCTTCAATTGCCTTCAGAAGACTTTATCCCGTCCTAA
- a CDS encoding stage VI sporulation protein F, giving the protein MDDMMKQVEKKTGVKGNDLQNLAKSLSNSDLQDEKSIRKLVRQIAKLANKKVSKQTEDMIVNTLVNGKNKVDASTISKMLKK; this is encoded by the coding sequence ATGGACGATATGATGAAGCAAGTAGAGAAAAAGACTGGTGTAAAGGGAAACGATTTACAAAATCTTGCCAAATCACTAAGCAATTCTGATTTACAGGATGAGAAAAGTATTCGTAAATTGGTTAGGCAAATAGCCAAATTAGCAAATAAAAAGGTGAGTAAGCAAACAGAAGATATGATTGTTAATACACTAGTGAATGGAAAGAATAAAGTGGATGCTTCTACTATCTCTAAAATGCTAAAGAAATAA
- a CDS encoding diphthine--ammonia ligase, whose translation MVSKVALSFSGGKDSCLALYYLQQKNVKVECLLTTVWTDKMKTFAHDEHIEQIRKQADALAIPFRIIETDFSTYEEKFVSKLRKVRDEYDLDGIAYGDIYLEGHREWGEGVAEKAGLEAFYPLWRDESQAKGLLEEFVSQGFKAEIIKVDNNKLPEAWVGRTIDDLFIKEIIQMKGVCPLGESGEYHTRVYDGPIFTYPLNYFS comes from the coding sequence ATGGTGAGTAAAGTTGCTTTGTCTTTCAGCGGGGGAAAGGATAGTTGTTTGGCGTTATATTATTTACAACAAAAAAATGTGAAAGTGGAATGTTTGTTGACAACAGTTTGGACAGACAAAATGAAAACTTTTGCGCATGATGAACATATAGAACAAATTCGGAAGCAGGCAGATGCTCTAGCGATTCCATTCCGTATCATTGAGACTGATTTTTCCACATATGAAGAAAAATTTGTTTCTAAGTTGCGGAAAGTTAGAGATGAATACGATTTAGATGGAATTGCTTATGGTGATATTTACCTTGAGGGTCACCGAGAATGGGGAGAAGGTGTGGCTGAAAAAGCTGGTTTAGAAGCGTTTTATCCACTCTGGAGAGATGAAAGTCAAGCAAAGGGTCTCCTGGAGGAATTTGTGAGTCAAGGTTTTAAGGCCGAAATTATTAAAGTGGATAATAATAAATTACCTGAAGCATGGGTAGGCAGAACAATTGATGATCTATTTATTAAAGAAATCATTCAAATGAAAGGTGTTTGCCCGTTAGGAGAATCTGGCGAATATCATACGCGGGTATATGACGGTCCTATTTTTACATATCCTTTAAATTACTTTTCCTAA
- a CDS encoding YppG family protein, whose product MFPGKPRRPMPREHPFMFQRPRQVPQTQSKRNLLDAFRTSEGGFDLDKITGTAQKMHDLYGQVSPMISKFITKKGK is encoded by the coding sequence ATGTTTCCAGGAAAACCAAGACGGCCTATGCCAAGAGAGCATCCCTTTATGTTTCAACGTCCCCGCCAAGTACCTCAAACGCAGTCAAAACGAAATCTTCTTGACGCTTTTCGTACAAGTGAAGGGGGATTTGACTTGGATAAAATTACCGGAACCGCACAAAAAATGCATGATTTATATGGGCAAGTAAGTCCGATGATAAGTAAGTTTATTACGAAAAAAGGTAAGTAA
- a CDS encoding YjcZ family sporulation protein, with product MFGNYGCGCGGYGYGAPVGGYGGGCGYGAGGGFALIVVLFILLIIVGAAWF from the coding sequence ATGTTTGGTAATTATGGATGTGGCTGTGGCGGATACGGCTATGGAGCACCTGTAGGAGGATACGGCGGTGGCTGTGGCTATGGCGCCGGGGGCGGTTTCGCCTTAATCGTCGTATTATTCATCCTTCTAATCATTGTAGGAGCTGCTTGGTTCTAA
- a CDS encoding peptide MFS transporter has protein sequence MNTHDKEEIVRSVPQQGFFGQPKGLFTLFFTEFWERFSYYGMRALLLFYMYNEVAYGGLGIEDGTARSIMAIYGSLVYMSGIIGGWIADRLLGTQRTVFYGGALIMAGHIVLALPAGLTAFFISMLLIIVGTGLLKPNVSNMVGDMYALEDNRRDSGFSIFYMGINMGAFIAPFVVGTLGQEYNYHLGFGTAAVGMFLGLIVFIITKKKNLGLAGTYVPNPLEENEKKKVYSRFGIGAVIIIILAAITIPTGILTINRFTYLISILGILIPATYFIVMYRSPKTNADEKSRLIAYIPLFIAAMMFWAIQEQGSIILAEYADKRTQLKFLGIEIQSSWFQSLNPLFIIALAPMFAGLWVKLGDRQPSTTKKFSFGLFFAGLSFLIMIIPSFMHGTDSLVSPIWLVLSFLIVVLGELCLSPVGLSATTKLAPAAFSAQTMSLWFLSNASAQAINAQIVKFYDPATEIIYFGVIGGFSILLGIILFAFAPIIQKYMRGVR, from the coding sequence ATGAATACGCATGATAAAGAGGAAATTGTCAGAAGTGTTCCTCAACAAGGTTTTTTTGGACAACCTAAAGGCTTGTTCACCTTGTTCTTTACTGAGTTTTGGGAACGATTTTCCTACTATGGAATGCGTGCCTTATTACTGTTCTATATGTATAATGAGGTAGCTTATGGTGGTTTGGGAATAGAAGATGGAACAGCAAGATCCATCATGGCAATCTATGGTTCACTTGTATATATGTCAGGCATTATAGGGGGATGGATTGCTGACCGTTTACTGGGTACTCAACGAACTGTCTTTTATGGTGGTGCCCTAATTATGGCAGGTCATATTGTCCTTGCTCTTCCTGCCGGTTTAACAGCTTTCTTTATTTCCATGTTACTTATTATTGTTGGTACAGGGTTACTAAAGCCAAATGTATCCAATATGGTTGGTGATATGTATGCCCTAGAGGATAATCGCCGTGATTCCGGATTTAGTATTTTTTATATGGGAATTAACATGGGTGCATTTATTGCTCCATTTGTAGTGGGTACACTTGGTCAGGAATATAACTATCACCTTGGTTTTGGTACTGCAGCGGTAGGAATGTTCTTGGGTCTAATTGTTTTTATAATTACGAAGAAGAAAAATTTGGGACTCGCAGGTACGTATGTGCCTAATCCCCTGGAAGAAAATGAAAAGAAAAAAGTATATAGTCGATTTGGGATCGGGGCAGTTATTATCATTATTTTGGCTGCAATAACCATTCCAACAGGTATCTTAACAATTAATCGTTTTACTTATTTAATAAGTATATTAGGAATCTTGATTCCCGCTACTTACTTTATTGTAATGTACCGCAGTCCAAAAACCAACGCAGACGAAAAATCACGTTTAATAGCATATATACCATTATTTATAGCAGCGATGATGTTTTGGGCTATTCAGGAACAAGGGTCCATCATCCTGGCAGAGTATGCTGATAAGCGGACACAACTTAAGTTCCTGGGCATTGAAATACAATCATCTTGGTTCCAGTCCTTAAATCCGCTATTTATTATTGCTCTAGCACCAATGTTTGCAGGACTATGGGTTAAATTGGGAGATCGCCAGCCGTCTACAACCAAAAAATTCTCTTTTGGATTATTTTTTGCAGGATTGTCCTTCCTGATCATGATTATTCCATCATTTATGCATGGAACAGATTCTCTCGTAAGTCCAATATGGTTGGTATTAAGCTTTCTTATAGTTGTATTGGGTGAGCTTTGTTTATCTCCGGTTGGTTTATCAGCCACAACAAAACTCGCACCTGCTGCTTTTTCTGCTCAAACAATGAGTTTGTGGTTCCTATCCAATGCATCGGCACAGGCAATTAATGCCCAAATTGTGAAATTTTATGATCCAGCCACTGAAATTATTTATTTCGGTGTAATCGGTGGTTTTTCTATTTTGCTTGGTATTATATTGTTCGCATTTGCTCCTATAATTCAAAAGTACATGCGTGGCGTACGTTAA
- a CDS encoding PAS domain-containing protein has protein sequence MDITGKNLHLFEKALNFTKVGLVITDPAQADNPIIFVNDGFVNMTGYSREEIVGHNCRFLQGVDTNIESVQKVREAIKNEMSITIQLYNYKKDGTGFWNELSIDPMWLEEEQKLYFVGVQKDVTIEKEQSRLLDNTLKEMELVSTPIVPITNNASILPIIGDFNDNRYEIMFNKVSSYLETAEEDYLIVDLSGLHEVDTYIASKFLKLQQLVSLMGKELVVAGMRPDLAVKTTSIQGSFTNLSTFHNVKQLLNIYKESKKSFAVLMDLQSFFITNVYFCFYYLC, from the coding sequence ATGGACATAACAGGGAAAAATTTACACTTGTTTGAAAAAGCATTAAATTTCACCAAAGTTGGTCTTGTTATTACTGATCCGGCACAAGCAGATAATCCAATCATATTTGTAAATGATGGTTTTGTAAACATGACAGGATATTCGAGGGAAGAAATAGTAGGACATAATTGCCGCTTTTTACAGGGTGTGGATACGAATATAGAAAGTGTGCAAAAAGTTCGAGAGGCAATTAAAAATGAGATGTCCATTACTATACAGCTCTATAATTATAAAAAAGACGGTACAGGGTTCTGGAATGAGTTGTCAATTGATCCCATGTGGTTAGAAGAAGAACAGAAGCTGTATTTTGTTGGTGTTCAAAAGGATGTAACAATTGAAAAAGAACAATCAAGATTACTAGATAATACTTTAAAGGAAATGGAACTTGTATCTACTCCGATTGTCCCAATCACTAATAATGCCTCTATTTTACCAATTATAGGAGACTTTAATGATAATCGGTATGAAATCATGTTTAATAAAGTTTCTTCCTATTTGGAAACGGCAGAGGAGGATTATCTTATAGTAGATTTATCCGGTTTGCATGAAGTAGATACATACATAGCTTCCAAATTTTTAAAGTTACAACAATTGGTTTCTTTAATGGGAAAAGAGTTGGTTGTAGCAGGTATGCGTCCTGATTTAGCAGTTAAAACAACAAGTATTCAAGGAAGCTTCACTAACCTATCCACATTTCATAACGTAAAACAGCTATTGAATATTTACAAAGAAAGTAAAAAAAGCTTTGCAGTGTTAATGGACCTGCAAAGCTTTTTTATAACAAACGTATATTTTTGTTTCTACTATTTATGTTAA
- a CDS encoding alkaline phosphatase family protein has translation MKNNKPSKKPVILLNIDSLMPQALEIAVQTDQTPALKFLMENGMYFSNMVTSFPTMSVTIDSSLLTGTYPDQHRIPGLHWFDTRNLQFINYGTGLRETFRIGWRQSVHNMLYRLNHEHLGANITTIYEELGKKKLHSASINSFVYRGNKPQKLKTPKTLRAFTEFENGEWTAQVPPIFSLGTFSKIRQRGVPTQIAAGNYKYTAKELRYLIRKNKLPSFTFCIFQDMDARIHFKGPTDIKLIKKIDKEIQKILNMYPSWEKALEKNIWMVIGDNGHAATGTSYRKCIIDLRKIFKQFRIAQIQRRPKSKDQIAICVNQRMAYIYLLNQSVSIRKLIELLRKESRVDIIAWKNGENIHVVSGIKDGMITYRAGGLYTDIYNQNWSIEGQLDLLDLTLTNNQYLSYGDYPDALARLSGALHSHEGNFIIVNAKPGYEFKAQSTPFHLSGAAHGSLHRQESLVPLIIAGTKEKPPYRRFVDMKNYIIKLIDSN, from the coding sequence ATGAAGAATAATAAACCCTCAAAAAAACCCGTAATTTTATTAAATATCGATTCCTTGATGCCTCAAGCTCTTGAGATAGCTGTACAAACAGATCAAACACCAGCCTTGAAATTTCTAATGGAAAATGGAATGTATTTTTCTAATATGGTTACCTCTTTTCCAACTATGTCTGTAACGATTGATAGTTCACTTTTAACGGGAACTTACCCAGATCAACACCGAATTCCCGGTCTGCATTGGTTCGATACACGAAATTTGCAGTTTATTAATTATGGGACAGGGTTGAGAGAGACGTTTCGAATTGGGTGGCGCCAATCCGTTCACAACATGCTTTACCGACTGAATCATGAACATTTAGGCGCAAACATTACAACTATTTATGAAGAATTGGGAAAGAAAAAACTGCATTCTGCTTCCATAAATTCATTTGTATATCGTGGAAATAAGCCTCAAAAATTAAAAACACCGAAAACACTTCGTGCGTTCACCGAATTTGAAAATGGGGAGTGGACAGCTCAGGTTCCTCCCATATTTTCATTGGGTACTTTTTCGAAAATCAGACAAAGGGGAGTCCCTACACAAATTGCTGCGGGAAATTATAAATATACAGCAAAAGAATTACGTTATCTAATCCGTAAAAACAAGTTGCCAAGTTTCACCTTCTGTATTTTTCAGGATATGGATGCACGTATTCATTTTAAAGGACCTACGGATATAAAGCTTATTAAAAAAATTGATAAAGAAATTCAGAAGATATTAAATATGTATCCCAGCTGGGAAAAGGCACTGGAAAAAAATATCTGGATGGTAATTGGAGACAACGGCCATGCTGCCACAGGGACCAGTTATCGCAAATGTATCATTGATTTAAGAAAAATATTTAAACAGTTTAGGATTGCGCAAATACAACGAAGACCAAAAAGTAAGGATCAAATTGCAATATGTGTAAACCAGCGTATGGCGTATATTTACCTTTTAAACCAAAGCGTTTCCATTCGTAAGTTAATTGAATTGCTCCGAAAAGAATCACGTGTTGATATCATTGCTTGGAAAAATGGAGAAAATATTCATGTAGTTTCAGGTATAAAAGACGGCATGATTACCTACCGGGCAGGAGGACTATATACGGATATTTATAATCAAAATTGGAGTATTGAGGGGCAACTGGATCTACTTGATCTCACTCTAACAAATAACCAATATTTATCTTATGGAGACTACCCGGATGCTTTGGCACGATTATCAGGTGCCTTACATTCCCACGAGGGCAATTTTATTATTGTTAATGCAAAACCAGGATATGAGTTTAAAGCACAATCTACTCCATTTCATCTTAGTGGGGCAGCACATGGCTCTCTTCACAGGCAAGAGTCACTTGTGCCTTTAATTATTGCTGGTACAAAAGAAAAGCCTCCCTATAGGCGTTTTGTGGATATGAAAAACTATATCATTAAATTAATTGATTCTAATTAG
- the sspO gene encoding small acid-soluble spore protein O gives MSKNKKKLTSTPYSSDQPIAKRLTNKMDHEFANEPLTEMERQHNKKTKKRQ, from the coding sequence ATGAGCAAAAATAAAAAGAAGTTAACAAGTACACCATATAGTAGTGACCAGCCGATCGCTAAGAGACTTACCAATAAAATGGATCACGAATTTGCCAATGAGCCTTTAACTGAGATGGAAAGACAACATAATAAAAAGACAAAAAAACGTCAATAA